Part of the Schistocerca cancellata isolate TAMUIC-IGC-003103 chromosome 9, iqSchCanc2.1, whole genome shotgun sequence genome is shown below.
ATACAGCATGAAGAATGTCTTATTGCTGGGAACCCACATGGCAAATGGAATATGAAGTAATCACATATATGACAGGCGTGGCACTACCAAGAACTACATACCATATTGTAAAAAAATAGATGAGTAACATATACCACTGCAACATAAAAACAAGAACATCCCAGGCCTCAGCTATTTAACACATGATGTCACATTTTAAAGAGAACTGGATATAATATTAACATGGAAGATTCATGTACATGGAAAGTTTCTTCCAAATTTCCAGTCTTTTGAATAGAACACTAATAACAGAATGTCAAGAGGTAAAAGTTAAATAGCACATATCCTCCCCTCTTCATTTTTGATAGCTTATGTACAATATAAATGCATCAAAATACCCGTTCTAGACTTGTTCATtatctaatttaggttttctgaaCTTACATTGTAATTTTAGTTTTTAAGACAAAAAGTGCTTTAAAGTTGGCCAATTGTGTTAAATATGGCATGAAAACATAAACGTTAGACAACACTACAAATCAATCTACTATGAAAACCTATATTCcatattcacatttgttggatTTGCCAACTCAACCAAATTATCAGCCTTGAAACTTACAACCAGATTAGCCTGTCACCACAagcaagttacacacacacacacacacacacacacacacacacacacacaaacacacacacacacacacacacacacacacacacagagagagagagagagagagagagagagagagagagagagagagagagagagatgatggtaCCTTCTGAATAGAACTCATTTCAGTATTAACTCAACCGCTTACAGGATAGGAAGGTATGCTAGTCATGGATCAAATCTGCCCAGTGGATTAATGACAAGACGTCTGTGGTCTggccaggctggatgtggtttttaagcagttttgcacatcccactaggtgaatactgagctCCTTCCCATTTTCCATCTCAGATTTATGTAACACAAACATTTAGTACATCTCACTCTTCCGTGGACATGTCATGGTTGTTTATGTGATGAAACGGCCGAtcttgtaagtgcagttgatacaaaaaacgaaattataaagttACTACAAAGTTACATTGAGGCATTAAAAACCGAACTTTCGACCATCAGGAAAGAAAAcgatacattaatacaagaaaagaagtcctgtgTGTGTGTAAAAACCATCAAACAGAAAAGCAAGATCACAAAAATACGAGTGAATGATCGGACTTTAAAAACAACAACATTTGAAGTGTTCCCGTTGATGTCTCGGTaaactcagtaagccaaaaaccagaagataaatataaatggaaggtggtgACAAACGGCAAAAGGAAAAATAAGGCGACAGAtatgcaacaaaaggaaaatgactttttaataattggcgATTCACTGTTGAAGAATATCGCTGTCTccaattgcaggaagatctgcagcggataggcacttggtgcagggagtggcaactgacccttaacatagacaaatgtaatgtattgagaatacatagaaagaaggatcctttattgtatgattatatgatagcgaaacaaacactggtagcagttacttctgtaaaatatctgggagtatgcgtgcggaacgatttgaagtggaatgatcatataaaattaattgttggtaaggccggtaccaggttgagattcattgggagagtccttagaaaatgtagtccatcaacaaaggaggtggcttacaaaacactcattcgacctatacttgagtattgctcatcagtgtgggatccgtaccagaccgggttgacggaagagatagagaagatccaaagaagagcggcgcgtttcgtcacagggttatttggtaaccgtgatagcgttacggagatgtttaacaaactccagtggcagactctgcaagagaggcgctctgcatcgcggtgtagcttgctcgccaggtttcgagagggtgcgtttctggatgaggtatcgaatatattgcttccccctacttatacctcccgaggagatcacgaatgtaaaattagagagattagagcgcgcacagaggctttcagtcagtcgttcttcccgcgaaccatacgcgactggaacaggaaagggaggtaatgacagtggcacgtaaagtgccctccgccacacacccttgggtggcttgcggagtataaatgtagatgtagatgtagaagatcaacGTACAACCTGGAATTAGAACGCAACAACTCGGTAAACATTTTAAAAGTATGGTAAATGCAAGACAAGCTACTacagaaccagattctgaaaccagacataattATAAAGTGGTGCTTATAGATGTTGAAATGAATTcgttaaggagcagcagtgaggaagaaatggcaaacgaaacaagaaacatgattcgttctgCAAAAAATATGTGTGCAAGATCTCAGCTGATACTTAGCGGAATCATAAACAGAAGGTCAGGGAGTGAAAAATATCTCACCAAAATAAACTGCTCTTAACGAACAATGTGATCATCTTGAGGCAGTTTTTgtagacccaaacaaattcctatgtgaaaactcactagcgaaggatggcttgtatttaaatagactggggtctgtaacattcagcagaatgtttgcagatgtctgcaaaatcattagaagaaagggtgaagggtgaaaaatcatacactctAGCTGGAAAAGGAAAATATAAGCACCAAACAAAAAAATTTGCCTGAGAATACAGCTCATAACATgtaaaacaacaaaagaaaaattacataaaagtacttgATCAAAATATTCACTAATTTGGTaacaaaaaaattagaagcagaagtactcctgagtgaagtaagaccagacatattatgcatcagtgaacatggactaactgaaagtaaaataggTAATGTTGCAATAAAGGACTAAAAACTAGCTAGTTACTTttgcagatctaaatataagggtggtggcatttgtatatatattaaaacaggtactctcCTAAAGAACGTAAACAGTGAAGATGATACCTTGCCCATAGcaagagaaaaagactttgaaatTACTGGTATAGTGACAGAGGATTTTAGAGAGTTTTGTGTGTACAGatcaccatgtggcaatattagcatatttctgaaaaaaatgctagcttattgagaatgaatatgaagagaaaccTTATTATGTGTGGAGACTTCAACATCgacatgggaaaagacacaaaaataagacaggattttgaagaattgttaatagaGCACAACATGAAAgtaacaataactgcaccaacaagagtgacttcacaaagtgagacagttattgacaacataattactaatgtgtgtaactatgagtcacatgtagttcagacagaaatatctgatcatcatggacaagtaatcagcttttgcagaagtaatgacacagtgTCAGAACCAAAacgaacaaccaaagaaattaggatcatcagtgaacaaaatatcaacatctttagaataatgttaagtaaggaaacctggaatgaaaccctacaggcccagagtgtaaatgaaaaatatgatgcatttatttcaacaattaaataccattttaatgtagtatttcccaaagtaaagagacaagaaaggctgCAAGATCaaagtggattaccagtgaaatacttgAACAGCGAAGGAAGCTGCAGGATCTCATAtggatgggcgaagctgaaaacaataaaatgttttaaaaaagtatagaaaaacaataagagaagcaaAAGCAATTGACACCACCATAACGAAGTCCAAAAACAAGGCAAAGGTAGACTGGAATGCAAttaatgctgaaagaaaggaaaaagattggtcaaacaaagaagaaggtattaggtcaattaaaatagacagCACAGTGGTCACaaatggtatggaaatagcaaacatactgaataataactatatcagtgtagtagaaagcttaaaattggaaagaaatagtcaaaaacagaagatattaaggtaccaaaaagatcatgcagtactatgtcCTTAAGATCTGTCACGAAAGATGAGCtacggaaaactatacagaaactgaagtccaagaaaacagctggtgatgatgaaatatcaaatcatgtaataaagctggtaagtgagcagataataacaccactgctgaacatagcaaactatTCTTTCAGAtatggaatttttccagaaaaactgaagataacgaaggtggtgccagtgtacaagaaaggggatAAGGACGCCCCagcaactacagaccagtttcacttatATCAGGTTTCTCGAAAATCCTAGAAATgtttatgtataccagattagttaattatatataaaaagaaagatgatgagaattaccaaacaaaagcgctggcaggtcgatagacacacaaacatacacacaaaattctagctttcgcaaccaacggttgcctcgtcaggaaagagggaaggagagggaaagacaaaaggatttgggttttaagggagagggtaaggagtcattccaatcccgggagcagaaagacttaccttagggggaaaaaaggacaggtatacactcgcgcgcacacacacacacacacacacacacacacatatccatccgcatatacacagacacaagcagacatttgtaaaggcaaagagtttgggcagagatgtcagtcagggcggaagtacagaggcaaagatgatgttcaaagacaggtgaggtatgagcggcggcaaattgaaattagaaattagcggagattgaggcctggcggatagcgagaagagaggatatattgaagagcaagttcccatctccggagttcggataggttggtgttagtgggaagtatccagataacccggacggtgtaacactgtgccaagatgtgctggccatgcaccaaggcatgtttagccacagggtgatcctcattaccaacaaacactgtctgcctgtgtccattcatgcgaatggacagtttgttgctggtcattcccacatagaacgcttcacagtgtaggcaggtcagttggtaaatcacgtgggtgctctcacacgtggctctgcctttgatcgtgtacaccttccaggttacaggactggaataggtggtggtgggagggtgcacgggacaggttttacaccgggggcagttacaggggtaagagccagagggtagggaagctggtttggggatttcatagggatgaactaagaggttacgaaggttaggtggacggcggaaagacactcttggtggagtggggaggatttcatgaaggatggatctcatttcagggcaggatttgaggaagtcgtatccctgctggagagccacattcagaatctgatccagtcccggaaagtatcctgtcacaagtggggcacttttggggttcttctgtggaaggttcctggtttgaggagatgaggaagtggctctggttatttgcttctgtaccaggtcgggagggtagttacgggatgcaaaagctgttttcaggttgttggtgtaatggttcaaggattccggactggagcagattcgtttgccacgaagacctaggctgtagggaagggaccgtttgatgtggaatgggtggcagctgtcataatggaggtactgttgcttgttggtgggtttgatgtggacggacatgtgaagctggccattggacaggtggaggtcaacgtcatggaaagtggcatgggatttagagtaggaccaggtgaatctgatggaaccaaaggagttgaggttggagaggaaattctggagttcttcttcactgtgagtcgagatcatgaaaatgtcatcaataaatctgtaccaaactttgggttggcaggcctgggtaaccaagaaggcttcctctaagcgacccatgaataggttggcgtacgagggggccatcctggtacccatggctgttccctttaattgttggtatgtctggccttcaaaagtgaagaagttgtgggtcaggatgaagctggctaaggtaatgaggaaagaggttttaggtagggcagcaggtgatcggcgtgaaaggaagtgctccatcgcagcgaggccctggacatgtggaatatttgtgtataaggaagtggcatcaatggttacaaggatggtttccgggggtaacagactgggtagggattccaggcgttcgagaaagtggttggtgtctttgatgaaggatgggagactgcatgtaatgggttgaaggtgttgatctacgtaggcagagatgtgttctgtgggggcttggtaaccagctataatgggacggccgggatgattgggtttgtgaattttgggaagaaggtagaaggtaggggtgcggggtgttggtggggtcaggaggttgatggagtcaggtgaaaggttttgtagggggcctaaggttctgaggattccttgaagctccgcctggacatcaggaatgggattaccttggcaaactttgtaagtagtgttgtctgaaagctgacgcagtcccttagCCAcacactcccgacgatcaagtaccacagtcgtggaacccttgtccgccggaagaatgacgatggatcggtcagccttcagatcacggatagcctgggcttcagcagtggtgatgttgggagtacgattaaggttttttaagaagtattgagaggcaaggctggaagtcagaaattcctggaaggttaggagagggtggttttgaggaagaggaggtgggtcccgctgtgatggaggacgtaactgttccaggcatggttcaatttggatagtgtcttggggagttggatcattaggagtaggattaggatcatttttcttcgtggcaaagtgatatttccagcagagagtacgggtgtaggacagtaaatctttgacgagggctgtttggttagatctgggagtggggctgaaggtgagctCTGTCATATTGTTAATGAttcagtgtatcatggacttttcaaacCATACTTAACAGTATGGAGTGattgtgtggggaaactcaaacaaacaagagacaaaaggaGAGTTTACAAAAAGGCAATTagaaccattttaagaagaaagacctctgaaacgtgcagaaagTGTTTCAAAAAGTTAGGTagcttaactttttcatcattgtacatatacaaaacaataatgtacatcataaAAGATAGTGAGAACTGGATTACAAACGCTAATGCACACACCCActatacaagaaggaagaatgaagtacggagcataccccaccgactggcaatgctagaaaaaggaccccaatACTCTTGGTATCacactactaagaagtctgcctaaaaacctgcaagatagtgtacttaacaatgactttccaaagaaaattagaggctatctcattgaaaaagagttttacagtgttgaagAATACTTAtgcaattaaatttgtatatattataATTCATTATCAATGATGTAATAATGTAAGCTAAATGGGTAGAAAAATAATTGATAATGAATGTtactactttgacatgtcctatattacttgtacatttactgtacagaatgtaATCTTATaggatcaaataaaataaaattcaattccaCACAGAATTTACTCTATACACAGAGAGGTTGGGCACATTGCTTCTGTTGTAGAGGAGTGACTAGGAGACTGATAATCCTTGCTGTTTCATCTCCTTAAACACTTACTCAGTattaacaatcattcttcccacactccatacatgaattgaAGAGAAACAAATCCTAATAATGGCACAatgagatgtaccctctgccatgcacctcacagttgtttgcagagtacagatgcagaTATAGACCTCAGCATCTGGAATAGATAATATAAAAGCTATTGAATGACATGTAGACTGAGGTTACGTGGAAGACAAATCCGATCACTTTGATGAATTACAAATTACTTCATTTATGGGCCAGTATCCCCTATGTTCTATTCAATCTATACTTCATTCAAGCCACTGAAAAAAATAAATTCTGTTGCTCATTTCTAGGGAACCCGTGTTTGAgacaagatttattttatttgtgtagtCTTCTGTATTTTATAATGTGTGCACTCTGACATAAAATAGCACTAAATTATCCATGAGAACCAACTACCCAAGAAAACATCCATGACTGCTGATCTTTATCGATTCAGCTGTGGCTGATGTCCATGCATTACAAAATATGTTTATGAAATACGACATTAACAAGCATATAGCTTCTGgcaaaagtttatttacaaaacaattctATACAGTCTTATTAAATCTGTCTTTTATTGCTGGAATATAAAATTCATTtatacaacaacaatgaaaatactGCATTCAGTTTAACGAGAAAATTTAATTGCAAAAGATAGCTTTAATTTGTACCAAACCTTTCACTATCAAACTATAAAGTATATGCCAATTATATTGTCCCACACATACATATGAAAATACCATTTGGTCATTATATAATCAAGATAGAGAAGAAGGCAACAAGTGACTTCCTGAGCTTGAAATTTGATAACTAAATTGTTGAAAGCTTACAGCAATGAACACACTCTTTCAACTGCGAATGCAGCTATATTGCTTCCGACTTTGCTTTTTATTAATCTTGAAGGAAAAGGCAGGCCATTATAATACTTTTATTAGATTCACTCATCGTTATTCCCCAATTTTATTTAACAGTGCATATTCCTCGGGCGAACAGAATTCCTTTATCTTGAAGGCACTACCATTTCGTTAATCTATTAATATATAGTTCTATATAGTACTAACGCCCTCGTGTATCTGTTTGTGATCCACAACAGCCATTACTCAGCTGTCAActagttatttcttcttctctgCGCTAAGAACAGTACTAATTTGCTATTGCATCTAAATGTATGACAACACAAGAAATAACGTCAGTTAACTTTTTTTTGATGTCCATACTCTGAAAGTACGATCCATTGCAATGTCTACAAAATAATCTATTGGCTTCACGATGATAGGAATGCACGAGAGGCCTACTGCTGTTGTTATCCACTTCCTAGTGGATTTTGGAAGTTTAGTTGTCTTACTAAGAATCAGTAAAGACGCTGCGCAAATACGGTTTATTGTAAATCCAGGAATTATAACGGAAGCAAAACTTTGCCAAAGAAGAGTATCAACCGCCGCTAACATCACATTTCTCCGTCTTTGCTGCACGTTGTCGCATGGAATCTGAAATATTCATAACTTTTTGACGACACAGAAACAGCGGAAAACATACGCACTAATATACTTTCATGCTG
Proteins encoded:
- the LOC126100512 gene encoding mitochondrial fission process protein 1 encodes the protein MSEVERDIFRDSPLRLLGYTNEVGESFRPLIHVKWVYLSYGIASAYVVADTIDKTYKVFKIPCDNVQQRRRNVMLAAVDTLLWQSFASVIIPGFTINRICAASLLILSKTTKLPKSTRKWITTAVGLSCIPIIVKPIDYFVDIAMDRTFRVWTSKKS